A section of the Streptomyces sp. SLBN-118 genome encodes:
- a CDS encoding AfsR/SARP family transcriptional regulator has product MQFRILGSPELYDEKRHRRVPLTSPKQRRLLGILLARPNSPVPRERLIRELWGALPPLKARNTLNAHVSGLRKVLLEVEPERANTPRIVARAAGYLLEAHPAETDSARFCLAVTQARRMAPDDPRGAYDSLRRALGLWRGSALEGGSHGPVCAALVAQLEEERQQALEILFDCALRTGEHRRIIPELEELTAAHPLRERFFDQLMLALCRCGRGADAIRVYTRARRRLTAAHGGTPLLTARLEQISVQAPALFAHEAERPEARRRARVTAPGAGVRELDRLRHEMNQIEAEQQTARSAVGYLTNILSGQALRTGGV; this is encoded by the coding sequence ATGCAGTTCCGGATTCTGGGCTCGCCCGAGTTGTACGACGAGAAGCGGCACCGGCGCGTCCCGCTGACCAGCCCCAAGCAGCGGCGGCTCCTCGGCATTCTGCTCGCCCGTCCCAACTCCCCCGTCCCGAGGGAGCGGTTGATCCGGGAACTGTGGGGCGCACTGCCCCCGCTGAAGGCGCGCAACACCCTCAACGCCCATGTCTCCGGGCTGCGCAAGGTCCTCCTCGAGGTGGAGCCCGAGCGGGCCAACACCCCGCGCATCGTCGCCCGCGCGGCGGGATATCTGCTGGAGGCCCACCCGGCGGAGACCGACAGCGCACGGTTCTGCCTGGCGGTTACACAGGCCCGGCGCATGGCGCCGGACGATCCGCGCGGCGCGTACGACTCGCTGCGCAGGGCGCTCGGGCTCTGGCGCGGCAGCGCCCTGGAGGGCGGCTCCCACGGTCCCGTCTGCGCCGCGCTGGTCGCCCAGCTGGAGGAGGAGCGGCAGCAGGCTCTGGAGATCCTCTTCGACTGCGCCCTGCGCACCGGCGAGCACCGTCGCATCATCCCGGAGCTGGAGGAGCTGACCGCCGCGCACCCGCTGCGCGAGCGCTTCTTCGACCAGTTGATGCTGGCCCTGTGCCGCTGCGGGCGCGGGGCAGACGCGATCCGCGTCTATACGCGGGCCCGCCGGCGGCTGACCGCGGCGCACGGCGGTACCCCGCTGCTGACCGCTCGTCTTGAGCAGATCAGCGTGCAGGCCCCCGCGTTGTTCGCGCACGAGGCGGAACGCCCGGAGGCCAGGAGGCGCGCCCGGGTGACGGCCCCCGGCGCCGGCGTGCGCGAACTCGACCGGCTGCGCCACGAGATGAACCAGATCGAGGCAGAACAGCAGACGGCCCGGTCGGCCGTCGGCTATCTGACGAACATCCTCAGCGGGCAGGCTCTGCGCACCGGCGGCGTGTGA
- a CDS encoding NAD(P)/FAD-dependent oxidoreductase, with product MKDKLMPQPTTPRVAVVGAGVAGISAAYHLRDRARITVFEREDRLGGHANTVEVEENGRILGIDTAFVVFNRPAYTNLCEFFDELGVDAVEHRGAFNFFDLDSGLEYGTKELGLSEEEVAGRYSEEFLTIWREARRFHTEGRKDFVRKRADIPLGEYLDRGGYSQAFRHSYVILLCSAVWSIPAELIWEMPASTAIAFFMGHDEGGLGGQHVDWRTVGGGSISYVRKAIAAIGPEVRLGEAVRSIHQEADGVTVTTDKGSETFDYVVVGAHADEALAMLDNPTERQHEVLSKVEYNSSKVILHTDPSVVPEDKSRWEAWNYGKVEVGGQPKTYVAYYMNKLHGFTAEKDYFVTLDYPGEVDPATVIAEFPYTHPIINVDVREMQNDIYNVNEGTRVKLCGSYFHAKRHGVDQIGSHEAGYSSGMEIAAQLIREL from the coding sequence ATGAAGGACAAGCTCATGCCGCAGCCCACCACCCCACGAGTCGCCGTCGTCGGTGCCGGCGTCGCCGGCATTTCCGCCGCTTATCACCTGCGCGACCGCGCCCGGATCACCGTCTTCGAGCGGGAGGACCGCCTCGGCGGGCACGCCAACACCGTCGAGGTCGAGGAGAACGGGAGGATCCTCGGCATCGACACGGCGTTCGTCGTCTTCAACCGTCCCGCCTACACCAACCTCTGCGAGTTCTTCGACGAGCTGGGCGTGGACGCTGTCGAGCACCGTGGCGCCTTCAACTTCTTCGACCTCGACTCCGGTCTCGAGTACGGCACGAAGGAGCTCGGCCTCAGCGAGGAGGAGGTGGCCGGGCGCTACTCCGAGGAGTTCCTGACCATCTGGCGGGAGGCCAGGCGCTTCCACACCGAGGGCCGCAAGGACTTCGTCCGCAAGCGGGCCGACATTCCCCTCGGTGAGTACCTCGACCGCGGCGGATACAGCCAGGCCTTCCGCCACTCGTATGTGATCCTGCTCTGCTCCGCGGTCTGGTCGATTCCCGCCGAGCTGATCTGGGAGATGCCCGCGAGCACCGCGATCGCCTTCTTCATGGGCCACGACGAGGGTGGTCTGGGCGGCCAGCACGTCGACTGGCGGACCGTCGGCGGCGGTTCGATCTCCTACGTACGCAAGGCGATCGCCGCGATCGGCCCGGAGGTCCGCCTGGGTGAGGCCGTCCGTAGCATCCACCAGGAGGCCGACGGGGTCACGGTGACCACGGACAAGGGCAGCGAGACCTTCGACTACGTGGTCGTCGGCGCCCACGCGGACGAGGCGCTCGCGATGCTCGACAACCCCACCGAGCGCCAGCACGAGGTGCTCTCCAAGGTGGAGTACAACTCGTCCAAGGTCATTCTGCACACCGACCCCTCGGTGGTCCCCGAGGACAAGAGCCGCTGGGAGGCCTGGAACTACGGCAAGGTCGAGGTCGGCGGTCAGCCCAAGACGTATGTCGCGTACTACATGAACAAGCTGCACGGATTCACCGCCGAGAAGGACTACTTCGTCACCCTCGACTATCCGGGAGAGGTCGACCCGGCGACGGTGATCGCGGAATTCCCGTACACGCACCCGATCATCAATGTCGATGTGCGCGAAATGCAGAACGACATCTACAACGTCAACGAGGGAACCCGCGTGAAGCTGTGCGGCTCCTACTTCCACGCCAAGCGGCACGGCGTGGACCAGATCGGTTCGCACGAAGCCGGCTACTCCTCCGGAATGGAGATCGCGGCCCAGCTCATCCGCGAACTCTGA
- a CDS encoding 4'-phosphopantetheinyl transferase superfamily protein, whose translation MQSDPTFLWLLPEHAVDGFATALGGTRLLTAQERAGMERRLSAGARRRYLGARLLCRYALSARTGRPPDRWRFRTGDFGRPEPEPDEGGVRFNLSHTEGLIACVVTRGRGCGVDVGPTPSTDRLTTHLAPRLAPAERAELAAAPPGVRAALVSEFWVLKEAYLKALGTGLSRGLGGFSFAPRTADRIAVHDPQQPAGTDARWWFDLLHPGPGHVLAVATENGRPGALRRTDLSDLSLSDLSYV comes from the coding sequence ATGCAATCCGACCCGACGTTCCTGTGGCTGCTGCCCGAGCATGCCGTGGACGGCTTCGCCACCGCGCTCGGCGGGACGCGGCTGCTCACGGCGCAGGAACGCGCCGGGATGGAACGGCGGCTCTCCGCGGGTGCGCGGCGCCGGTACCTCGGTGCGCGGCTGCTGTGCCGCTACGCGCTCAGCGCCCGCACCGGCCGGCCGCCGGACCGGTGGCGCTTTCGCACCGGCGACTTCGGGCGCCCCGAACCGGAACCCGACGAGGGGGGCGTGCGGTTCAACCTCTCCCACACCGAAGGCCTCATCGCCTGCGTCGTCACCCGGGGGCGCGGATGCGGCGTCGATGTGGGCCCCACACCCTCCACGGACCGGCTGACGACCCATCTCGCGCCCCGGCTCGCCCCCGCCGAACGCGCGGAGCTCGCCGCCGCCCCTCCCGGCGTCCGCGCCGCGCTGGTCAGCGAGTTCTGGGTGCTGAAGGAGGCGTATCTCAAGGCGCTGGGCACCGGTTTGTCCCGGGGCCTCGGCGGCTTCTCCTTCGCGCCGCGGACCGCGGACCGGATCGCGGTGCACGACCCGCAGCAGCCGGCGGGGACCGATGCCCGCTGGTGGTTCGACCTGCTCCACCCCGGCCCGGGGCACGTCCTGGCCGTCGCCACCGAGAACGGACGGCCAGGAGCCCTGCGCCGCACCGACCTCTCCGACCTCTCGCTCTCCGACCTCTCGTACGTATGA
- a CDS encoding acyl-CoA dehydrogenase family protein — protein sequence MSKADLTALAAQLEEHLGDPHDSGSRIPFTRVLDHDENQEYPHAFVNQLRRWGVLDHTLPAAHGARADDIETGFNLMRLVARRDVTTATALVINVLGFLPAWVGGTDEQKRSLIEEMQRGRGLSWGLTEREHGSDLLANEVVAEKVDGGYRLTGEKWLIGNATVCDKVAVHARTGKRGGPAAHSILMVDKWLLDADTVEELPVEKLHGLRALDLSGLRFKGAFVPESARIGAEGQGLELALKSGQLARAVISSFAMSAADTTLRLVLDFTEVRVLMGDTVSDVPYSRRQLTESFADLMLADAVSLGAVRALQAAPEQISVWSSVVKYLVPTLLEKTMSQLNVILGARFFLRDHPHYGMHQKMLRDLMVANFADGNTVVNLRNIGQQLGGLLTSAGGAAPEVRQASAERAATLFGMDSELPPYEPVKQEMFSRGLDDALLAGPDAVRRLRVLAEDAKGNERDWLLKAADVADELLGRVASMSERSVALKAELGREYAQSTELFELSKEYCLLHATAACVLTFVHSHDVLEDPLPSGALLLLQMERLRKHLYPYESVTDQVVIDEVMRVLRHLHRENLLFSHWQFPLAERTVDDAATRR from the coding sequence ATGTCCAAGGCCGACCTGACCGCGCTGGCCGCGCAGTTGGAGGAGCACCTCGGCGACCCGCACGATTCGGGCAGCCGGATTCCGTTCACCCGGGTGCTGGACCACGACGAGAACCAGGAGTACCCGCACGCCTTCGTCAACCAGCTCCGCCGCTGGGGCGTGCTCGACCACACCCTGCCCGCCGCACACGGCGCCCGGGCCGACGACATCGAGACCGGCTTCAACCTGATGCGGCTCGTCGCCCGTCGCGACGTGACGACCGCCACCGCCCTGGTCATCAACGTGCTCGGCTTCCTGCCCGCGTGGGTGGGGGGTACGGACGAGCAGAAGCGCTCCCTGATCGAGGAGATGCAGCGGGGCCGCGGACTGTCCTGGGGACTGACCGAGCGCGAGCACGGCAGCGATCTGCTCGCCAACGAGGTCGTCGCCGAGAAGGTCGACGGCGGCTATCGGCTGACCGGCGAGAAGTGGCTGATCGGCAACGCCACCGTGTGCGACAAGGTGGCCGTCCACGCCCGCACCGGCAAGCGCGGCGGCCCCGCGGCCCACTCCATCCTCATGGTGGACAAGTGGCTGCTCGACGCCGACACCGTCGAGGAGCTGCCGGTCGAGAAGCTGCACGGGCTGCGCGCACTCGACCTGAGCGGACTGCGCTTCAAGGGGGCGTTCGTCCCCGAGTCCGCGCGCATCGGAGCCGAGGGCCAGGGCCTGGAGCTCGCGCTCAAGTCCGGCCAGCTGGCGCGCGCCGTGATCAGCAGTTTCGCGATGTCGGCCGCCGACACGACGCTGCGGCTCGTACTGGACTTCACCGAGGTCCGGGTGCTGATGGGCGACACCGTCAGCGATGTCCCCTACAGCCGCCGCCAGTTGACCGAGTCCTTCGCCGACCTGATGCTGGCCGACGCAGTGAGCCTCGGCGCGGTCCGCGCGCTGCAGGCGGCGCCCGAGCAGATCAGCGTGTGGTCGTCGGTGGTCAAGTACCTGGTGCCGACGCTGCTCGAGAAGACCATGTCGCAGCTGAACGTGATCCTCGGAGCGCGCTTCTTCCTGCGGGACCACCCGCACTACGGCATGCACCAGAAGATGCTGCGGGACCTCATGGTCGCCAACTTCGCCGACGGCAACACCGTGGTGAACCTGCGCAACATCGGCCAGCAGCTGGGCGGTCTGCTGACCAGCGCGGGCGGCGCCGCCCCGGAGGTCCGTCAGGCATCGGCCGAACGTGCCGCCACCCTCTTCGGCATGGACAGCGAGCTGCCGCCGTACGAGCCGGTGAAGCAGGAGATGTTCAGCCGCGGGCTCGACGACGCGTTGCTTGCCGGACCCGACGCGGTACGCCGGCTGCGTGTCCTGGCCGAGGACGCCAAGGGCAACGAGCGCGACTGGCTGCTGAAGGCGGCCGACGTGGCCGACGAGCTGCTCGGCCGGGTCGCCTCGATGAGTGAGCGGTCGGTGGCGCTCAAAGCCGAACTGGGCCGCGAGTACGCGCAGTCGACGGAGCTCTTCGAGCTGTCCAAGGAGTACTGCCTGCTCCACGCCACCGCGGCCTGCGTGCTCACCTTCGTCCACTCGCACGACGTGCTGGAGGACCCGCTGCCCAGCGGCGCCCTGCTGCTGCTCCAGATGGAACGGCTGCGCAAGCACCTCTACCCGTACGAGTCCGTCACGGACCAGGTGGTCATCGACGAGGTGATGCGCGTACTGCGCCATCTGCACCGCGAGAACCTGCTGTTCTCGCACTGGCAGTTCCCGCTCGCCGAGCGCACCGTCGACGACGCCGCCACCCGGCGCTGA
- a CDS encoding acyl-CoA dehydrogenase family protein — MTLLTPDELEALLGDPGDNTNPYGFAAAVERDERDEFPTALCDELRRAGFHLNYLPKEWGGELQSFDRSLTLVRSAARRDVNIMPGTMFSIIAATCLQLHGTPEQQSRAAEILTRGGAVAFALTEAEHGSDLLTNEVRLSPEGELTGEKWMVGLGMSCEAVYVIARTGERGPGAFSAVLLDLADVPDGQLERTPAVRTGGMRGIDMACLRFNGLTVPEKALVGKEGEGLEAAVKAQQAVRLMSMAGSLGIADTAVRLALDFATTRRIGRTVLTESPHPRRELAVAAAALLAADTVALTAARGVHVVPEAFSVWALAAKHVVAEATDELIRRCGTVLATRSVLREGERGAGLFQKLQRDSAVVRVIDASTLANLRSFAGQLPTLTEGAAEPDPAAVAAVYGLDADLPAYEPARLDMFARGVDPVLAGLPDVATDVADALGDDESAAPVVELVGQLARAVAGLGDLTRAARERGADPNALVDAAERYAWLHAAASCVHLWWANRDRSLYGTQPGSAGWLGATLGYLLARADGVDPRHHGAVLTPALDAVVALRETGRLFSALPVRLATTR, encoded by the coding sequence ATGACCCTGCTCACGCCGGACGAGCTGGAGGCGCTGCTCGGCGACCCCGGCGACAACACCAATCCGTACGGCTTCGCCGCAGCCGTCGAGCGTGACGAGCGCGACGAGTTCCCCACCGCGCTCTGCGACGAGCTGCGCCGGGCCGGGTTCCACCTGAACTACCTGCCCAAGGAGTGGGGCGGTGAGCTGCAGTCCTTCGACCGCAGCCTGACCCTCGTACGGTCGGCGGCCCGCCGGGACGTCAACATCATGCCCGGCACGATGTTCAGCATCATCGCCGCGACCTGTCTGCAACTGCACGGCACACCGGAGCAGCAGAGCCGGGCCGCCGAGATCCTGACCCGCGGCGGGGCCGTGGCCTTCGCGCTCACCGAGGCGGAGCACGGCAGCGATCTGCTCACCAACGAGGTCCGGCTGAGCCCGGAAGGCGAACTGACCGGCGAGAAGTGGATGGTCGGCCTCGGTATGAGCTGCGAGGCGGTGTACGTGATCGCCCGCACCGGCGAGCGCGGCCCCGGCGCCTTCTCTGCGGTCCTCCTCGATCTTGCGGACGTCCCCGACGGGCAGCTGGAGCGCACTCCCGCGGTCCGAACCGGCGGTATGCGCGGCATCGACATGGCCTGCTTGCGTTTCAACGGCCTGACGGTGCCCGAGAAGGCACTGGTCGGCAAGGAGGGCGAGGGGCTGGAGGCGGCCGTCAAGGCCCAGCAGGCCGTCCGGCTGATGAGCATGGCGGGCAGCCTGGGCATCGCGGACACCGCGGTACGGCTCGCGCTGGACTTCGCCACGACCCGCAGGATCGGCCGTACCGTCCTCACCGAATCGCCGCACCCCCGGCGTGAACTGGCCGTCGCCGCCGCGGCGTTGCTGGCCGCCGACACGGTGGCGCTGACCGCGGCCCGCGGCGTCCATGTGGTGCCCGAGGCTTTCAGCGTCTGGGCGCTGGCCGCCAAACACGTAGTGGCGGAGGCTACCGACGAGCTCATCCGCCGCTGCGGCACAGTGCTCGCCACTCGCTCGGTCCTGCGTGAGGGCGAGCGGGGGGCGGGCCTGTTCCAGAAGCTTCAGCGGGACTCGGCGGTCGTCCGGGTCATCGACGCGAGCACCCTGGCCAACCTCCGTTCCTTCGCGGGCCAGTTGCCCACGCTGACGGAGGGCGCGGCGGAGCCGGACCCGGCGGCCGTGGCCGCCGTCTACGGCCTCGACGCCGATCTGCCCGCGTACGAACCCGCCAGGCTCGACATGTTCGCCCGGGGCGTCGACCCCGTGCTCGCCGGACTCCCGGACGTCGCCACCGACGTGGCCGACGCCCTGGGCGACGACGAGAGCGCGGCCCCCGTCGTCGAGCTGGTCGGGCAGCTTGCCCGGGCCGTGGCCGGGCTCGGCGATCTGACCCGGGCCGCACGTGAGCGCGGCGCCGACCCGAACGCGCTGGTCGACGCCGCCGAGCGGTATGCCTGGCTGCACGCCGCCGCGTCCTGCGTCCATCTGTGGTGGGCCAACCGGGACCGCTCGCTGTACGGCACGCAGCCCGGCTCCGCCGGCTGGCTGGGCGCGACGCTCGGCTATCTGCTCGCGCGGGCCGACGGCGTGGACCCCCGCCACCACGGGGCCGTACTGACGCCGGCGCTCGACGCCGTCGTGGCGCTGCGGGAGACCGGCCGGCTGTTCTCCGCCCTGCCCGTCCGACTGGCCACCACCCGATAG
- a CDS encoding PfaD family polyunsaturated fatty acid/polyketide biosynthesis protein: MDIRDTPLRWTGERYPSTDPAGIYNALADLDQPCFIVVTPDGIGAVSGGSVTGGSASSTGLPLLAAAQPLPPQRLGSAAFLAAHRVRQPYMAGAMAGGIASADMVIALAREGFLASYGAAGLLPETIEKALGRFAAEIPGLPYAVNLIHSPSEDRLEREAVELFLRHGVRCVEASAFMDLTPHVVRYRLAGLRTDQDGRVVSENRLIAKISRAETAERFMRPAPATLVSSLLELGLITHDQAALAHHVPLADDITVEADSGGHTDRRPLPALLPTILRLRDTVQREHRYAVPIRVGAGGGLGTPVAVAATFAMGAAYVVTGSVNQSCLESGASTESKAMLAEAGIADVDMAPAADMFEMGVDLQVLKKGTLFPMRARRLYQIYQAYDGIDAIPAPDRAKLEQQIFRRPLEDVWQECVGYFQRRDPEQLTRAAGNPKRKMALIFRWYLGMSSRWAVVGDKDRAMDYQIWCGPAMGSFNDWVTGSYLKTPGNRRVADVAHHLMLGAAFHTRLAQLRSAGVHIPSTAGDYRPVPLETPAHGSPAGMR; the protein is encoded by the coding sequence ATGGATATTCGCGACACCCCTCTCCGGTGGACCGGAGAGCGGTACCCCAGCACCGACCCGGCCGGGATCTACAACGCGCTGGCAGACCTGGACCAGCCCTGTTTCATCGTCGTCACCCCGGACGGGATCGGTGCCGTCTCCGGCGGTTCGGTGACCGGCGGCAGCGCCTCCTCGACGGGGCTGCCGCTGCTCGCCGCCGCCCAGCCGCTGCCCCCGCAGCGGCTTGGTTCGGCCGCCTTCCTGGCCGCACACCGGGTGCGCCAGCCGTACATGGCGGGCGCCATGGCGGGCGGGATCGCCTCGGCCGACATGGTGATCGCCCTGGCCCGTGAGGGCTTCCTCGCCTCGTACGGCGCGGCCGGGCTGCTCCCCGAGACGATCGAGAAGGCGCTCGGCCGGTTCGCCGCCGAGATCCCGGGACTTCCGTACGCCGTCAATCTGATCCACAGCCCCAGCGAGGACCGGCTCGAGCGGGAGGCGGTGGAGCTGTTCCTGCGGCACGGTGTGCGGTGTGTGGAGGCGTCCGCCTTCATGGACCTCACCCCGCATGTCGTGCGCTACCGGCTGGCCGGACTGCGCACCGACCAGGACGGCCGGGTGGTCTCCGAGAACCGGCTGATCGCCAAGATCTCCCGGGCCGAGACGGCCGAGCGCTTCATGCGCCCGGCCCCGGCCACCCTGGTCAGCTCCCTGCTCGAGCTGGGCCTGATCACCCACGACCAGGCGGCACTTGCCCACCATGTGCCGCTGGCCGACGACATCACCGTCGAGGCGGACTCGGGCGGCCACACCGACCGGCGCCCGCTGCCCGCGCTGCTGCCGACGATCCTGCGGCTGCGTGACACCGTCCAGCGCGAGCACCGCTACGCCGTGCCGATCAGGGTCGGGGCCGGCGGCGGCCTCGGCACACCGGTCGCGGTGGCCGCGACCTTCGCGATGGGCGCCGCGTATGTCGTCACCGGCTCGGTCAACCAGTCCTGCCTGGAGTCCGGGGCGTCCACCGAGTCCAAGGCGATGCTCGCCGAGGCGGGCATCGCCGATGTCGACATGGCCCCGGCCGCCGACATGTTCGAGATGGGGGTGGACCTCCAGGTCCTGAAGAAGGGCACCCTCTTCCCGATGCGGGCCCGTCGGCTGTACCAGATCTACCAGGCCTACGACGGCATCGATGCGATCCCCGCGCCCGACCGGGCCAAGCTGGAGCAGCAGATCTTCCGGCGGCCGCTGGAGGACGTCTGGCAGGAGTGCGTCGGCTACTTCCAGCGCCGCGACCCGGAGCAGCTCACCCGCGCGGCAGGCAACCCCAAGCGCAAGATGGCGCTGATCTTCCGCTGGTATCTGGGCATGTCCTCGCGCTGGGCGGTCGTCGGCGACAAGGACCGCGCCATGGACTACCAGATCTGGTGCGGCCCGGCGATGGGCAGCTTCAACGACTGGGTGACCGGCAGCTATCTGAAGACCCCGGGCAACCGGCGGGTCGCCGACGTGGCCCACCACCTGATGCTCGGTGCCGCTTTCCACACCCGGCTCGCGCAACTGCGCAGCGCCGGTGTGCACATCCCCTCCACGGCGGGCGACTACCGTCCGGTGCCGCTGGAGACCCCGGCCCACGGTTCCCCGGCGGGTATGCGATGA